The Thioalkalivibrio nitratireducens DSM 14787 DNA segment CTCGTCGACCGACAGGTGGTGGCGCCAGTCGTTACCCCATTCCTGGCGGTAGAAGCGCTTGATCAGGAACACCAGTGCGAGAATGCGCGGGGGGATGGCCTCGAGCCACTGGTTGAACTCGTCGGTGTAGCTCTTCGAAGGGGTCAGCAGCTTGATCACCGACCCGAGGCTGCGCTGCGGGCTTAGCGGCTTGCGGCTGGGATCGTGGTCCTCGGCCTCGTACCCCGGGCGGAAGCGGGTGCTGTAGTCGCGGTCGAAGATCTCCTGTACGCGGTCGAGATCCTTGTGCAGGTCGTCGACGAACAGCGGACCGAAGATCACCGCGTCCTCGATCGACTTGGAGATCTCGCTTTTGCCGCCGCCGGAGACCGTGCAGGGCTTGTGGCAAAAAGTGCCTTCCGGGTCGGTGCCGACCAGGCGCCAGGAAGGCGCTCCCGGGTGGCGCAGCATCTCGACCTTGTAGCCGTTCGGCTGCATGTAGATCTTGCCCGGCTCCAGTCGGATGGTACGCGTCTGGCCCTGTTGTTCCCAGGTGATGGTCTGCGCGTTCAGGGACATGCGCAGATCTTGCGGTACGTAGATCACCTCGGGGTGGTGGCGATCGATGGCGTACCCTTCGGGCTGCGAATCCATCACGGATCCGTAGCGCTCGACCATCTCGTCGAAGGTGTAGCCGGGTTCGCGGGTACGGCTGTCGACGCCGTATTCCTCGCCGTGATTGCGGCGCCGAAACGCGAGTGCGCCACCGGCATGCTCTTCCTCGGCAAGGCCGTAGAGGTTCGCGGCGAAGCTGATCTGGGTCTTCACTTCCTTCTTGCAGTAACCGTAGTAATTGTCCGCCACCACGGTCACGATCACGCCGCTCTCGTCGCGCGCGGTGACCTTGAAGGCCTGGCCATTGTTGTAGAGATCCTGCTCCTCGCTCCAGCACATGCCGTCTTCGCGCTGGCGCTCGCTGGCCTGGTCCCAGTGCGGCAGGCCCAGTTCCTTCTTGGTGCAGTGGATCAGGTGTGGTGCGAGGATCACGCAGCCGGTATGGCCCGTCCAGTGTTCGACATCGAGTGCGGCGTCGAACTCGGGCAGGTACGGATTGCCGCCGTTGCCGAAGATGCTCTCGACGAAGTCCAGGTTGCTGACCAGGTTGCCAGGCGCGAAGAACCGGATCTCCATCGTTTTCTCGGCGGCCTGGTGCGGGATCTCGGGACAGACGGTCGGGCGCAGCAGCAGCGATACGAACATCCGCGCGGGCCGCCGCGCGCTGGCGGTGAACGGCAGCGTGAGCAGATCGTCCGGCGGGTTCAGCGCCGCCGCGAGCAGGCGCCCGAATGCCTCTCGCGGCACGGCCTTCTTGTCCCCGGGGATCGGCAGTCCGCCTTCGGCAACGTGGAACGATCCCTCGGTGGTGCGCCGATCCTTGTCGGGGTTGTGCAGCACGCCCTGGCGCACGCGGTAGCTCGACAGGATCTCCGAGTGGAACTCGTCGCCGTCCATCGGCAGCGACAGTTCGCGGGCGACCCCGTGGCGGTCCAGGATGAAGCTCTGCGTCGGTAGCCGGGGCACCGGATCAAGCCCTTCGAGGTAGCGTTCCAGGAAGTCCTGGACCCGCCGGTCCGCGGGGCAGTGATGCTGCGACAGCAGTCGGTTCTTCTCGCGGTAGGACTTCAGCAGATCCTGGGCCGTGTCCAGGAACTCCGCCATGTCCCCGCTCAGGAACGTCGGCTGCCCCGAGGAGGCGAGTTTCAGGTTGATGTAGAGCTGGAGCTTGCGGCGCTCCGCCTCGGGATCGGCCGGGCTTGTGCCCAGGCCGAGCATGCGTACCAGGTCCATGAACCCATCCTCCAGGCGCGCCCTGTGGGCCGCGTCATTCTCGTTATTCGGTGCCGGCAGCGCTTGCGGACGCACCGCGAGGCGGGTCCGCCGGCGCGCGGACGCACAAGGGTGCCGGACGCGGCCGGTCAGTTCAAGTCGAACGATATCCCGCCATGCCGGGTCGGGCCGGGAACGGTGTCAGGCACCAACGCTCATGGACAACGGCCACCCGGCAAGATGAAGACCGAGCCACGGAAAGCACGGACAGACCCGGAAAAGGGCGTTTGATCGCTTTCACCTTCCGTGACTTCCGTGGCCGCATTGTCACGCTGATCGGGGCCAAGCGACCATCCCGAACCCCGAACTGTTGCCTCTGAGCACGCACAGTCACCAGGCTTCGTTCGCTTGTCGGACGAAGGCATTTTGGTCGCTCGGCAGTGTCGGGGTGCACCGCCTTTGTTGCCGCCGTCGTTGGGCGATTCGAGTCACTCTACTGCCTCCACCCTGGGGGAGGCAGTGTTTGTTCGCCTGATCGCTGTCGCTCACAATGACCTGCGGGCAGCGTTCATTTCGGAACCGGCAAGGCAAGCCGGCCGGCTCCGGGGCTCCACCCGCCCACAAACGGTGTTCAGGCCGCGGTACCGAAGACGTACTTGGGCCGGAACCAACGAATGAGCAGCGGCAGCAGCATCAGTGCCGTGAACACATGCAGGATCAGGGCGGCACCGATATACATCGCGAGGCCCCAGGTATTGGCCAGGTCGGTCCCTATCAGGGGAATGAAGCTGCCGAGCAACACGAATACCGATACGATTACTGCGGATCCCGTGGTGTTCTGCGTGTTGCGGAGCGCCTGTGCCCAGTTCCTGCCGGTGGCTTCCATCTCTTCTTTCAGGCGCGAGATCATGTAGATGCCGTAGTCGACGCCAAGGCCCATCGCGATGCTGAGCGTCACGATCAAGTGGAAAGCAAGGTTGCCCGACCAGTTCTGCACCGCAGTGAAGTAGCCGCCCAGCCCGTACTGCGCGAACAGGACGATGAGCAGCGTCGCGAGCAGTAGCCCGGCCAGCGTAAACGAACGGAACATCAAAGCGGCAATCAGGAAGATTGCGAGTGCCGTCTGCATCGGTGTGCGCAGCCACTCGTCCATCGCGACTTCGCGTGTGGCCTCGGTGGCGCCCAGGAACCCGCCGACCCCGGGACGTACGTAGTCCAGACCTTCGATCGACAGTTCATTGGTGTCGCCGGAGAGGTCGGTCCAGGGACCCGAGCGCAGGCCGAAGTGCACCTTGCCGAATCCGGGATCGTTCTTGTGATCCTCGATGTACTGCTGGATGTCCATCGTCACCTGGTGGGTCTCCACCGGGTCCATGGTGTTGATGAACCCGAGCACGACGCCTTCGTTCCAGTCGTGGGAGACAAACGAGTCCATGTCGCCGGCCGACGTCATCGTTTCGAGCAGGCCGTTGTATAGCTGCACGATCGCATCCGGGTCGCGGTCGTCGTCCGGGTCGATCGCTTGCAGGTATTCCCGCGTCGGGATACGCAGGTCCGCGAGGTCGAGCGGGTCACCGGGTTCCGCGGCGAGCAGCATGTTCACGAGACGGACGTACTGGGCGTAGGAGCCGGTATACCCGATGAACGCATGCGCACGCATCCAGTTCTCCATGCGCTCGACGTCTGCGAGCACGGACGCGTCGTTGAAGATGCCCTGCGCACCGCAGGGATCCGGATCCCAGCATCCCAGTTCCCGCTCGTACGCCTGGCATTGGGCCCGCCTTTCCTGCGGGTCGTCGATGTCGAACAGGTACTCGGGAAAGTAGGTGTCGAGACAGTCCGGGGAGAGCGCCTCGCGCCCGCGGATCGGGACGCTCACCGAGATCACTCCGGGCATGATCTGGTTCAGGCGTTCCAGATCCTGCCAGGTTTCCGATTTCTCCTTGAACGCAGCGCGCGCGTAGTTGATGCCCTTCTCCAGCCCCGGGAACGGATCCGCGACAGATCCTTCCCAGAAGCGCGTGTGGTAGGCGGACACGGCCATCACCAGCGCGATCACGCCGATCGGCAGCCACTTGCCCGGTCCGAGCAGCATTCGGGTCATTCCCCCGCCGACCTTCGCTTCCCAGCGGTGTCCGTGCTTGTCGTTGCAGCTCTCCTGCGACGGAGGGAACACGGTCAGCAACAGCGGGATCAGCGTGGTCGTGGTGAACAGCAGGGTCAGCATCCCGAATACGCCGAAGTAGGCGTAGGCCTTGAAGAACGAGATGTCGACCAACGCCAACGTCGCGAACCCGACCATGTCGGTCACGATCGAGAGCGTGGCCGGGATGATGGTGTGGGAGATCGCGATATGGGCAGACTTGAAGCAGTCCCCGCTTCCGGCCTGTTCGAGCATGAACCGCCGCGTGATCTGTACCGAGTGGCCGATTCCGATCGCAAGCAGCAGCATCGGCGTGAGCACCATCATCGTGGTGAGCTTGAACTCGGTGTACCCCATCAGGCCGAGCGTCATCGCAATGGTGGCGAAGACCCCCAGGACTGGGAAGATCGCGCCGCGCCAGTTGCGAAACTCGAGCCAAAGTACCGCGATCACGATCAGCAGCGACAGCGCGAACAGCCACCATTTCTGCACGAGATCGAGCAGCATGTAAGCGAGGAAGTAGGGCTCGCCGGCGACCAGTATCTCGACGCGGTCATCCTCGGCGTGCTGGGCCATGAGTTCCCGCACCTCGCGGACCCAGGGCAGGTAGATCTCTTTCACGCCGTCGCTGTAGTCGGCGATGATGTAGGCGGCGACGGCCTTGCAGAACGCCTTGTCGTAATCTTCGTAGGCGCAGTTTTCCCCGGTCTCGCGGTCCACCATCGAGACCAGCATCGGCGCCATGACCGGGTTGGTGCGGATGCCTTCCTCGAGAAAGGCGAGTTCCTCGGCCGCCTGGTCGGGGTCCGTCGTGCTGATACCGGCGGTCGGAATCAGGCGCTGGAAGACCAGGCCATACTCGTCCGCCCCCATGTACTTGATCTTCTGTGCCGCGAGGTTGATGAAATTCTCGGGACGCGCCTCGGGCAGCGCTTCCATGTCACGGTGGATTTGCTGGATCTTGTTGATGAACCACGGCTGGAAGATGTCGCCTTCCTTCACGTGGACAGCGATCACCATCAGGTTCGCCATGCCGAACTTTTTTTCGACGTAGTCATTGGTGGCGACATAGCGGTTCGTTGGCGGCAGCAGCGTGTCCGGATCGTTGCGCACGTCCATCTTCGGGATCTGGGTCGCCAGTACACCGGTCGCGGTCAGGATGAGCACGATGATGATCCAGCGGAAACGGATCACGAAGCGGGCATAGGCCTCGGCCCAGGGCTGAGCCGGGGGGAGCGGACGGGGAGTGCTGGCCATGGCGTAGTTCCTGACGGATGGAGGAGGCTACGAACCCGTGCCGGATAAACCGGCACCGGTTCGGGCGCGATCGGTCAGAGGCGATCTACCAGAAGAAATACTGGAGGCCTACCTGCACATTCGACGACTTCTTGAATTGTCCGAACGTGGTGTCGTCGTCCCCCCAATAATGGTTCCACTCGGCCAGGCCCACGAGATTGCTCGTGAACGACCAGTCGAGATCGAAGCGGTTCCACCAGCCGCCCCCCTCTTCGTAGATGGTAATGTTGTTCCACCGCCCGCGCTGGCTGGGGCCAAAAGGCTTGGAAAAGAACAGGGAGTAGAATTCCTTGTTCTTGCGGGCCGCCTTCAGGCCGTTGGACGGATTCATCGTCGCGAACTTGGCGGTGTAACGTGAACAATCGAATTCGATCCCGGCCTGCGTGGTACAGGTCGCACTCTCGTTTACGTGGTCGAGGTTGCGGAACTGGATGAACTGACCGCTGATCAACAGGTTGGTCATCACCGTGATGTCGGCCCCGAGCACGTACTTGAACATGTCGGCCTTTTGCATGGTCAAGCCGTTCGACAGGTCGCCGATTCCGAGCAGAACGTTATCGACCACCGGCTGGCGGGTATCCTTCTGGTAGAGAAGTTCCCCGCGCAGAACCACGGGTCCCAGGGCGGCGGTGTCCAGCGCATAGTCGAACGAGCCGCCGATGTTGTGAATGCGCTGCTGCCGCTCGTTGAACCGAAGCTCGACGGGATTGGTGTTGTGCGCGCCTGGTGCCATGCCGAACGTAGGGTCGGCCGCGCCATAGTACTGGCCGGCGGCATTGCGCAGCAGTAGTGAGGTAGTGTCGCCAGCGTTCGGCCCGCTGAGGTCGCGCTGGATCTCCGCGCGACTCCGGTCCGTGGTCAGGTCCGGCGCCAGCGCGCCGCCGCCGATGTCCATGCTCGCCGCCCGCTGCACCGTCAATGCTTCGCCGGTGACCCCATCATGCCAGCTGAGGTCGATGTGAGGATTCGGATCGTAGTTGTACAGGTAGTTCAGCGAGTAGCCGAGGCCACCGCGGGTCATCGTATTGAAACGGAGGCCGATGTTCGCATCCTCAGCGTTTGGCCGGTCATTGACGTAGGCGGAGCGCACGCTGTTGCCGGTGAAGCCGGCTCCAGCAAACGTGTTGAATGTGGCGAACGACGCGTTCGGCATGTGCTCGAAAGCCGAGGTCCGATCGGTGGGATCCCAGCTCGTGTCGGTGAATCCGGTACCGGTGACCGGCACCAGATTGGTGACGAACTCGTTGGCGTTTGGATCGCTCGTGCAGGTGGGGTCTAGGCCGCACTGGGCAATGTTGTTCAGCAGCATGAACCCCGGCACCCCAGTTTCCGGAGTCGCCGGCAGGATCTCGCCGGGGCTGGATTGCGGGTCCCAAAAGCCGCTGGCGAACCCGTCGACGGTGAGCCCGGCAAAGGGCACCAGGCCCGCCGGATTCGGCATGCCACCGGTAAATGCGCCGCCCTGCGCTGCGTTATTGAAACTCTGCGCCGTTCCGCCCAAAGCGGGAGTGATGTTGAGAAACCCGTTGACCTGCCCCGAGATGGCGTCGACGCCCTTCATGATGAAGGGGTGGCCGGCATCGCCGGAGCGGTTCAGACCCGGGATCCGGTTGACCGCCGACTGGGACGCCACGAACTGCAGGTTGCCCTTGTTGTCGTCGAGTTCGCGTTCGACCCGGGCCATCCAGACCGGGATCCGTGAATCCTCGAACGTGTTCTGATTGAGTTCGCGAAAGTCCGTGGGGTTGATGATGTCGAGAAGCTTGATGCCGTCGGCCCGACCCCACACGAGCTGCTGCTTTCCGAGTTTGACGAGCCAGCCACCGTCGGCCCACTCGGCGTAGAGTTCACGCAGGTAATCATGCTGCGAGTAGAGTTCGTGACCCCGGTAGTCGAAGGAGTCACTCTTGATGGCCTCGGTGTCGTAGATGAAGTTGAGATCGGCATGCCAGATCGCGTTCTTCGCGAGGTCGCCGGTCAGGAACAACCGGGCGGAGTTCTCGAACTTGAGTACGTCACCAGCCGAGTGACTGTCCCGCTGGTCGAGCATGTTGCCGGCGGCTCCCGTGACCTGTCCGGAGCGGGAGAAGACGGATGTTTCGTTTTTCAGGTATCCGCTGAAATCGATGGCGAGTGCACCGTGCGGTGCCCCCAATGCGATCAACACGGCGCAATGGATCAATGCTTTCTTGTGCATGGAAGTCCCCCCTTAAGAAAAGACGGCCCGGCAGCGGTCAGGAGAGCCTGTCCGGAAGCCGGGGCGTATGGTCCTGCGATGCTCCCGTCAGCGCCGAATCCGTTCCAGGGTGGATTCCGACCAGAATCGCTCCGGGATGTCGGTATTGAATTCGACGACATCCTGCGGGATCACCGCCCAGGTTTCGTGGCCCGTGTCCAGTGTCTTGCCGTACCAGTAACCCCAGGAAAGGGCTCGCGGATCGGGGTGCTCCAGGCTGATCCAGTCGCGGTCGATGATTTTGACCATCGAGTCGTTCTTGAAGTATTCGGTGCGGTAATCCGCGAACGATTGGGTGTCGACATAGCTGATGCGATAGTCGTACCACCAGTTGTCGAACTTGGTACTGCTCTTCAGCTTGTAGACTTCCTTCCCTTTGTGCTCGCAGGCCGGCGGCGGCGGGTCGCTCAGCTCCCGGACGCGCACGTCTTCCATAACGTTCAGGCAGTCATCGAAGGTTTCGGTGCCCAGCAGTTCGTGGGTTTCGTGAAAAGGCTTGCGCAGCGTGACGTCGCCGAAGGTAAAGTCGCTGCCGCCCCAAGCATCGTCGTGCGCCGGTTCGGCGAATCGGCGGATACGCCGGATCGCCGGCAGCCAGATGGAATACGTTTGGCTGCGGGCGTCGTCGGTATAGTCGACGATCAGCATCCCGGTACCGCGGAGCTTGCCGGAATGAAAGATGGCCAGGTCCTTCGCATTGATTTCGCCATCGGGTGGGTAGTCGTTGTTGAGATAGCGGGATAGGGTGTTGCTAGTCACACCGCCCCGCCCTGTGCGCAGGATCAGGACCGTAATGGCGTCTCGGGTATCCTTGATCGTGTAGTTGTCGAACGCATAGAAATGGTTGACGAAATAGACTTGTGCTGCGATCTCGTCGGCATCCGGAGTGCCCGTCGGGAGGGGTAGATCCTTCGGGACCCCGGCAAACACCAGGGGGGTGAGTACCAGCGCGGCGCTGCCAAGCATTGCGGGGATCGGCTTCATCAGAACTCCTCCAGGAGGTGTGGTCTTGCCCCGGCGCCCAGAGCGGAAGGGTATGAAGCACCCGTCTGCCGGGGTGTATTAGCGTTTTGTGTATTAGTATTTTAGAAAAGTGCTAGGCGAACTCATGGTTAATTGGGGAAAACATTGCCCGTGGGGAAACAGTAAGTCAACCGGAAAAAAGGATGACTGGCTCTGTACGTTTCTACGTACTATTACGTAAGAGAGTCAGAAGGAGCTTCGACGATGGGTCGAAAAAAAGGCAGGCCATCGTGGCCTGCCTTGGCGGGTGCTAAGCCCGAATAAGGGGCTATTCGACCGTGATGGTGATCACGTCGGACGCGACCGGCGGGTCGAAGCTGATATGGCGGTAGTCCATGAACAGCAACTGCAGGGTGTGGGTTCCTGCGGGCAGATCCAGGCTCGCTTCGGTCTGGCCGCCACCGAAATGACGGGTTTCGTCGGAGAATGGCAGGGACGCGTCGAGATCGATGTCGTCGATCGTCGCGTTCACCAGCAGGTGGTGGTGGCCGGTGTTGTCGACCTCGACCCCGGCAGGTGCGACGCCCATGCCGCGCAGGCCCATGCGCACGGTGACCGATCCCTCGATGGTTTCACCGTCGGACGGCGAAATGAAGTAGACCTTCGCCCCTTCGGGGGGCGCCGGACGATCGGACGCGAGGCCCAGGGCAGGGGTAATGGCCAGGCCGAGAACGGCAATGGCAGGGAGCATGCCTTTCAACATCGGGATATCCTCCATCGGACAGGTTCGTTTTGGTGGTATCCGGGCCGTCTGCGCAGGCAGGGGTTCCGTTCGCTTTCCCAATGGCCCCCCGCCGGAAGACTCGCGGGAACCCTGTCATCGCAACGCCCGTCGGGCGGAGCCGCTATTTGGAGATTCCGCCCGCCCCGATCCTGAACGGGTTTGCCGCCTGGGTCCAGCCCCGAGGGTGCCGGGCCCGGAATCGTGGCACCGGGTTCCGAGGGTCAGCCCCGGCTTTTGCATTGTCCGAGGACGTCAGTTCGGCGGGCCCGGCGGCGACGAGCCCGAGCCCGTGGAGATCAGATACACCCCCAGCGCGGCGAGCACCATCCAGAGGAACAGGGCCCAGATGCCCAGGTGCTCCCACAGTGGTCCGAAGAAGAACAGCATCAGTGCGGCAACTCCGAGGATCACGTTGCCGAGGATGAAATAGCTGCGGGTTCCGTCGTCCTGAGTTGCCATGGTATCCCTTGAGCGGTTTGGCCGGCCGCGCGATTGTAGCAGGCGGGCCGGGTGCTCGCCGTTACCGCGCTCCGGCCCGGGGCGCCGCGACCGGGCGCACCCAGAGCCGGTCGCCGGTCTCGATCGCCTCGAGCGTCTGTCCGAACAGCCGCTCGAGGGCGGGCACGTGAAACACGTCGGCGGTGCGGCCCCAGCAGAGACCGCCGTCGGGATACATCAGGATCAGGTGGGTGCAGTAGCTGGCCGCCAGATTCGGATCGTGCAGCGCAAGCACCGCGCCGCGCCCGTGGTTCGCGACCTCGCCACGAATCAGTTCCAGCACCTGGACCTGGTGGCGCAGGTCCAGGTGGTTGGTCGGCTCGTCGAGAAGCCACAGCGGTGGATCCTGCGTGAGCAGCGTGGCAATCGCCAGGCGCTGGCGCTCGCCGCCGGACAGCGTCTGCACCTGCCGCGTGGCGAGCCCTTCCAGGTCCATCCGTGCCAGTGCCCGGTGGGCGATCTCGTGATCGTCCGCTCCCTCCAGATCCCAGGCGCGCAGGAACGGGTGGCGGCCGATCAGCGCGGTCTCGAGCACCGTCGAGGGAAAGCCGTCGTGATGGTCCTGGAACACCAGGCCCAGGCGCCGGGCGACCCGGCGTGGCGGGAGCGCAGGCAGCGGTTGGCCGTCGATCAGGATCTGCCCGGAACGCGGCCGGCGCAGGCCCGCAAGGGTGTGGAGCAGGGTGGTCTTGCCCGCGCCGTTGGGCCCGAGCAGCCCCCAGCACTGGCCTGGCAGCAGCGCGGCATCGAGTGCCATCGCGCCGGTTCGTCCAGGGACGTCGATCACCAGCGCGTTCAGCTGCAGCAGCGCCGCGCTCATGCGCGGCTCCGGTACAGCAGGTACAGGAACACCGGGACCCCGAGCATCGCGGTGATCACGCCCACCGGCAATTGCTGCGGTGCGATCACGGTGCGCGCGAGGGTGTCCGCCAGCGTCAGCAGGATACCGCCGGCGAGTGCCGATGCAGGCAGCAGCAAGCGCTGGTCGTTGCCGATCACCAACCGCAGCATGTGCGGAACGATCAAGCCGACGAAGCCGATGGTTCCTGCGGTGGTCACGGCGACAGCGGTCACCAGCGCCGCCAGCAGATACACCGTCCATTCCATGCGCCGCACCGCAACGCCCAGTACCGCAGCCTGCAGCGGCCCGCGGGCGAGCACGTTGAGACCGCGCCCCAGCGGCAGCGCGAGCAAGACGGCGGTGACCAGGGCGATCCAGGGGACCGTGAAGCCGCGGGCCTGCCCGAGATCCCCCATCAGCCAGTAGAGCATTCCCGGCAGCTCGGGGCTGGGCCGCACCGCCAGCAGAAAGGTGATCACCGCACCCCAGCCCGCGGCGACGACCACGCCGGTCAGCAACAGGCGGGTCGGGGTCCAGCTGCCGGTGCCATGGGCGAGTCCGAATACCAGCAGGGTCGACGCCATCGCGCCGGCGAATGCGGCACCGGACAC contains these protein-coding regions:
- a CDS encoding efflux RND transporter permease subunit, giving the protein MASTPRPLPPAQPWAEAYARFVIRFRWIIIVLILTATGVLATQIPKMDVRNDPDTLLPPTNRYVATNDYVEKKFGMANLMVIAVHVKEGDIFQPWFINKIQQIHRDMEALPEARPENFINLAAQKIKYMGADEYGLVFQRLIPTAGISTTDPDQAAEELAFLEEGIRTNPVMAPMLVSMVDRETGENCAYEDYDKAFCKAVAAYIIADYSDGVKEIYLPWVREVRELMAQHAEDDRVEILVAGEPYFLAYMLLDLVQKWWLFALSLLIVIAVLWLEFRNWRGAIFPVLGVFATIAMTLGLMGYTEFKLTTMMVLTPMLLLAIGIGHSVQITRRFMLEQAGSGDCFKSAHIAISHTIIPATLSIVTDMVGFATLALVDISFFKAYAYFGVFGMLTLLFTTTTLIPLLLTVFPPSQESCNDKHGHRWEAKVGGGMTRMLLGPGKWLPIGVIALVMAVSAYHTRFWEGSVADPFPGLEKGINYARAAFKEKSETWQDLERLNQIMPGVISVSVPIRGREALSPDCLDTYFPEYLFDIDDPQERRAQCQAYERELGCWDPDPCGAQGIFNDASVLADVERMENWMRAHAFIGYTGSYAQYVRLVNMLLAAEPGDPLDLADLRIPTREYLQAIDPDDDRDPDAIVQLYNGLLETMTSAGDMDSFVSHDWNEGVVLGFINTMDPVETHQVTMDIQQYIEDHKNDPGFGKVHFGLRSGPWTDLSGDTNELSIEGLDYVRPGVGGFLGATEATREVAMDEWLRTPMQTALAIFLIAALMFRSFTLAGLLLATLLIVLFAQYGLGGYFTAVQNWSGNLAFHLIVTLSIAMGLGVDYGIYMISRLKEEMEATGRNWAQALRNTQNTTGSAVIVSVFVLLGSFIPLIGTDLANTWGLAMYIGAALILHVFTALMLLPLLIRWFRPKYVFGTAA
- a CDS encoding outer membrane lipoprotein-sorting protein, which encodes MKPIPAMLGSAALVLTPLVFAGVPKDLPLPTGTPDADEIAAQVYFVNHFYAFDNYTIKDTRDAITVLILRTGRGGVTSNTLSRYLNNDYPPDGEINAKDLAIFHSGKLRGTGMLIVDYTDDARSQTYSIWLPAIRRIRRFAEPAHDDAWGGSDFTFGDVTLRKPFHETHELLGTETFDDCLNVMEDVRVRELSDPPPPACEHKGKEVYKLKSSTKFDNWWYDYRISYVDTQSFADYRTEYFKNDSMVKIIDRDWISLEHPDPRALSWGYWYGKTLDTGHETWAVIPQDVVEFNTDIPERFWSESTLERIRR
- a CDS encoding DUF4399 domain-containing protein, with protein sequence MLPAIAVLGLAITPALGLASDRPAPPEGAKVYFISPSDGETIEGSVTVRMGLRGMGVAPAGVEVDNTGHHHLLVNATIDDIDLDASLPFSDETRHFGGGQTEASLDLPAGTHTLQLLFMDYRHISFDPPVASDVITITVE
- a CDS encoding ABC transporter ATP-binding protein, with the protein product MSAALLQLNALVIDVPGRTGAMALDAALLPGQCWGLLGPNGAGKTTLLHTLAGLRRPRSGQILIDGQPLPALPPRRVARRLGLVFQDHHDGFPSTVLETALIGRHPFLRAWDLEGADDHEIAHRALARMDLEGLATRQVQTLSGGERQRLAIATLLTQDPPLWLLDEPTNHLDLRHQVQVLELIRGEVANHGRGAVLALHDPNLAASYCTHLILMYPDGGLCWGRTADVFHVPALERLFGQTLEAIETGDRLWVRPVAAPRAGAR
- a CDS encoding FecCD family ABC transporter permease encodes the protein MLGSVTLAPSEVAAAFLGGGSDLARMVVLELRLPRALAAFAAGGLLALAGALMQVLLRNPLADPYILGVSGGAAVGALLAMIAGLGLASVSGAAFAGAMASTLLVFGLAHGTGSWTPTRLLLTGVVVAAGWGAVITFLLAVRPSPELPGMLYWLMGDLGQARGFTVPWIALVTAVLLALPLGRGLNVLARGPLQAAVLGVAVRRMEWTVYLLAALVTAVAVTTAGTIGFVGLIVPHMLRLVIGNDQRLLLPASALAGGILLTLADTLARTVIAPQQLPVGVITAMLGVPVFLYLLYRSRA